CGGAGTGGACTTGAGGGGAATTGAACCCCTGTCCGAAAGTCTATCCCTTGCGGCATCTCCCATCACAGTTATTCTTTTAACATTCCCTCACACAAACGCCGAATAACAGGCTTTTGCACTTAGTAGCTTCATAAAATCTTCCACTTTCTCAAAGCTTTGAAAGCGAAGTGCCCCGCAAAGTCGATGCCAGGTTCTTAAACAGCGGGTGGTTTAAGGCTGACAAGCTGCAATTAGGCAGCTAACGCTACGTTATCGTTTGCGTTTATATTTAATTTCCAGGTTGGTATGCAGTCCCGGAGTCTGCAGATGGCTTCCTCAACTTCAAAACCCCCGTCGAAACCAGTACAAGCCCTAAAAGCATTCTGGTTGTGCAAACGAGAATAACATACTTCCTTTGGCGCAACTATAATACTAAACGTATTTACCTCATTTGTCAAGGGAATATTAATTTCTCGACAAATAGAAATGCCGCTTCAAGATTTTTCAATCTCAAAGCGGCGCTTTTCATTACAAGAATATAGCAGAAAGTAAATTATCTACCAAACTGCATATCATTGTTACCAGATTTTGTTTCCCACATTTCAAGCATGTTAATTGGGTCATTGTAATCTGCTAACCAACCTTCACGAGCAAAGTCAAATTTACCAGCTTTTCTTTCTTCAAGGAATGTAGACCATTCACGTGTTTCTACTGTCATGTTAATACCGATTTCATTGAAATCCTGCTGCATAGCTTCACCAATCTTAACATTACCTTCAGAGTCATTTGTCAGGTATGTAATATTAATTGGTGTTTCTGGAGATAACATACCTGCATCATCAAATTTATATCCAGCACCTTCTAATAATTTTCTAGCTTCTTCTACGTTAGCTTCTGTTTTTTCTGGATCATAGTAACCAACGTTTTCTGCATCTGGATAAGTATAAGCGTCATCATTTGCTCTGAATTCGCTACCCTGTCCATCTAACATACCTTCCGGAATAAATGTGTTAGCTACTGTCTGATCAGCCTGAGCGATTGTATCTACAATATACTGACGGTCAATCAGTAAGGAGAATGCATGACGCATATCTGCTGCCTGCTGTGCTGTCTTTCCTGCAAATAATTCACTCTGAACATTAAATCCTGAGTAATATGTTCCTAAAGTAGCAATTTTGTGGAATTCAGGTGTATTTACAACATTTTTCATTTCGTCTGTTGGAATTGTATCACTAAACTGTAAAGAACCATCTTTAAATGCGTTAAATACAGCTGTATCATCAGCACTTAACATAAAGTTGATTTTCTTCAAAGAAACTTTTCCAGCATCATAGTAATTTGGGTTTGGTTCATAAGTCATAGACTCATTGTGTTTCCACTCTTTTAATGTGAACGGACCGGATGTTACAAATCCAGACTCCAGACACCATGCACCCGGGTTATCTGCTGCGCCTTCAGCGGACTCTACGTTCTGCTGTGGAACTGGGTAAAATGCAGGGAATGCACATAAGTCAAGGAAGTATGCACAAGGTGCTGCAAGTTTTACTGTAAATGTTTTTCCGTCTTCAGAAGCTGCGATATCAAGTGTACCGTCTTCTTTCTTAGCAATACCGTCTGCTAAGTAAGAATAGTCAGCACCTGTATTAGGATCTACAAGTCTGTTCCAGCTGTATGCAACGTCTGTTGCGTCAAGAGCTTCACCGTCAGACCATTTCAAACCGTCTTTCATTGTGAAAGTATAAGTAAGACCGTCTTCGCTCATTTCATGGCTTTCAGCTAAGTCCGGAACTAAAGCTCCTGTTTCATCATATTTATATAATCCGGCAAATGAAAGAAGTGCCAGACAAGCGCCGTCTACTGCTGAGTTTAACGCCGGATCAAGTTTATTTGGTTCAGATGCAACCTGTAAGGATAATTCATTATTTGGAGCTGTTGCAAATCCAAAATACTTAAATCCGAAAAGGTTAGAGTAAATACCTTCTACATCTGTACTCTGCATATAAACATCGTTGTAGTAGTATAAAGGAACAACTGCCCATGTATCCATAAGCATATCTTCTGCTTCGTGCATCATTGCCTCACGTTTTACAAGGTCTGTTTCCTTCTTGATGTTGGCAATTAATTCATCATAAGCTTCCCATTCCGGTGCTGCAGAACCTTCTTCTGCTGTTTCTTTTCCATCTTCTGTGCTTGCTTCTGGTTTGTCGCTGGAGCCGCCACATCCTGCCAGTGAACCGGCAACCATCGCAGAAGCAAGAAGCATTGCTAAAACACGTTTTTTCATTTTTGCCTCCTTCTACTTATTTCCTTCATAAGTATACATTTATTATACAAAATTCCTAACGGAATGTTGTATCACTATTTATTCCAGCATGCAACCTGATGTCCGTTACCTCTGTCAGTTAATGTCGGACATTCTTTTGCACACTGCTCTGTTGCATATTTGCAACGTGTACGGAACGCACAGCCTGTTGGCATGTGCAGAGGACTTGGTACGTCACCTTCCAGAATAATACGCTGTCTTTCCTTTGCCATCTTTGGATCCGGATAAGGTACTGCGCTTAATAAGGACTGTGTATATGGATGAATTGGACTTGCATTTAATTCATCTGCATCTGCAATTTCAACCACACGTCCCAGATACATAACTGCAATTCTATCTGAAATATGATGTACAACCAATAAGTCATGGGCGATAAACAAATAAGCAATTCCCAGCTTATCCTGAAGTTCTTCAAACATGTTGATAACCTGTGCCTGAATAGATACGTCAAGAGCGCTGACCGCCTCATCACATATAATAAACTTTGGATTTGTAGCCAATGCTCTGGCAATTCCGATACGCTGACGCTGACCGCCGGAAAACTCATGTGCATATCGTGTTGCATGCTCTGCATTCAGACCTACTAATTCCATAAGATGTAAAATCTTATCACGTCTTTCTCCCTTAGAAGTATATAATTTATGTACGTCTAAAGGTTCACCGATAATATCCTCTACTGTCATACGTGGGTTTAAGGAAGAATATGGATCCTGAAAAACCATCTGCATATCCTTTCTCATAGACTGAATACTTTTTTCGTCTACACGCTGACCATTGTAAAAAATATCGCCGCTGGTTGGTTTATATAAGTGTAACAGAGAACGTCCTACTGTTGTTTTACCACAACCGGACTCTCCTACCAATCCCAGAGTTTCTCCCGGTTTGATTGCGAAGGATACGCCGTCTACCGCTTTTAAAGGAATTGTTTTACCAAACCCTGCTTTGATTGGAAAATACTGTTTCAGATTATTTACTTCTACCAGATACTCTTTATTTGGTACGAAATTATCACTCATTACTTCCGGCTCCTTTCTGGTTCTCCATAAGTTCTTTTACGCTGAGCCAGCAAGATGCAAAATGTCCGTCTGGCATCTGTACTTCCGGTGCCTGTTCCTCAAGACAAATTTTCATTGCATTTTCACATCTGGGACAGAAAGCACAGCCTTTTGGCATATTTAATAAGTTAATCGGTGTTCCCGGAACCGGAACCAGCTTTTCTCCGATACGGTCAACATTCGGAATGGAGCGAAGCAGACCTTTTGTATATTCATGCGCCGGTCTGTAAAAGATATCTTCTGCTGTACCACGTTCACAAACTCTACCGCCGTACATAACAATGATTTCGTCGCACATATCTGCAATAACACCTAAGTCATGAGTAACCATGATAATAGCCATACCTAATTTTTTCTGAAGACTCTGCATCAGCTCCAAAATCTGAGCCTGAATGGTAACGTCAAGCGCTGTTGTCGGTTCATCGGCAATCAGGATATCCGGTTCACATGCCAGTGCCATAGCAATCATAACCCTCTGGCGCATACCGCCGGATAACTCATAAGGATACTGTTTGATACGTTTCTCCGGTTCGTTTACACCTACTAAAGTAAGCATTTCCACTGCACGGGCTTCTGCTTCTTTTCCTTTGCGTTCTGTATGTAACTCAATGGCTTCTTTTAACTGGTTTCCAATTGTAAAAACTGGATTTAAGCTAGTCATAGGATCCTGGAAAATAATGGAACAACATTTTCCACGGAACGCCCTCATCTGTTTTTCTGAAAATTTTGTAATATCTTCACCTTTAAATAAAACTTCACCCTGTTTGATGCTTCCGTTTTTCTCCAGAATTTGCATAATGGAATATGCAGTAACACTCTTTCCGGAACCGGACTCACCTACAATACCAAGGATTTTCCCTTTATCCAGATTAAAGGAAACGCCGTTTACGGCCATTACTTCACCTTTTTCTGTTGTAAAGGAAGTACAAAGATTTTTTACTGAAAGGATTGTCTCGCTCATTTTTCTATTACCTCCTTAATTTTGGATCGAACGCATCACGCAGACCGTCACCAATCAGGTTAAAGGAAAGAGTGATAAGACCAATCATCAGTGCCGGGAAAATCAGTTTATAAGGATACGCTGAAATACCTGCACGAGCCGCATTTGCCAGAGAACCAAGAGAAGGCATTGGCGCCTGAACACCCAGACCTACGAAGCTTAAGAAGCTCTCTGTAAAAATAGCGGAAGGAATTTGTAATGCTGCGGAAATAATAATAACGCTGACACAGTTTGGAAGAATATGTCTGCGGATAATTCTTCCCGGTTTTGCGCCACTTACTTTTGCAGCAAGTACGTATTCATTCTGTTTAATTGTAAGGATCTGACCTCTTACCATACGAGCCATACTGGTCCAGTATAAAAGACCGAATACAATAAACAGAGAAATCATATTTGTACCCAGCTTGCTAAGCGCCGGAATTGCATCCAAGTTCAAGGTTTCACGAAGCACTACGGATAACAGAATAATCATCAGCATATCCGGCAGGGAATAGATAATATCCACTATTCGCATCATGACCAAGTCGACCTTGCCGCCGAAATATCCGGAGACACTTCCGTAGATAACACCGATTAGCACAACGATACAACTTGCAAATACACCTACCAACAGGGAAATTCTTGTTCCGTATACAACACGTACAAAATAATCTCTACCCATTTCATCAGTACCCATAATATGAGGGAATACTTCACCGCCCTCTTTCATATATTCCTTTTCTAAATCAGAATACTGGAACGGAGCCATATTTGCCGCTGTTTTGTCACGCTTACCGTTTACGGTAACAATCTGTGAATATTTATACGGTACAACGTATGGTGTAATTACAATAGTAAGGATAATTAAAAGCAATACAATAACACTTCCTACTGCCAATGGGTTTTTCATCAGCTTACGCATACCGTCTTTAAAGAATGTGGAGGACTCGCTCATAACCTCCTGCTGTCTTTTTTCTTCATCTGTTGCCTTTTCAAATTTACTCAGGTCTACCTGAAAGCTAAAAGGAGATTTTTTAGGCATCTGATCCAAATTTTTATTTGTATTTTCCATGTCTTATGTCTCCTCCTAATCTAATTTAATTCTTGGATCAATGAGTTTATATACAATATCTGTAATCAAGTTCATTGTAACCATCAATACTGCAAGGAAAATAGTTACACCCATAATAAGCGGGTAATCTCGGTTGATAATACTATCAACAAATTTTGCGCCAAGTCCGCCGATTGTAAAGATTTTTTCTACAACCAAGCTACCTGTAAGAATTGCTGCTGTCATCGGACCTACGTATGTAACAACCGGAATAAGAGCATTTCTCAATGTATGTTTGAAAATCACCTTCCACTGTGCAACACCTTTTGCTCTGGCTGTACGCACATAGTCCTGTCCCATTGCATCCAGCATACTTGTCTTTGTAAGACGTGTGATATAAGCCATAGGGTAAGCTGCCAATGCAATTACCGGAAGAATATAATTCTGATTATCAGGACTCCATACAGGAACCCATTTCAGCTTGATGGAAAATACCAAAAGCAGGAGGGAACCGAGTACAAAGCTGGGAAGCGATGTAAACAATGTGGAGAAGAAAATAATCAATCTGTCAGGAAGTTTATTTCTGGTAAGCGCAGCAATACTTCCTAAAACCAATCCGAAGATAATTGCTGTTACTACTGCCATAGCTCCCAGCTTCGCTGAAACCTTAAAAGATGTGAAAATTGTTTCTCCAATATCACGTCCTGTTTTTGTAGAGATACCAAAATCACCCTGGAAAACATTTCCCATATAAATTACAAACTGTTCCGGAACCGGTTTGTCAAGGTTATATCTCTTTTCTAATGCCGCTTTTACTTCTGGTGTCGTTGCTTTTTCACCATCAAACGGTCCACCCGGAATTGCATTCATTGCAAAAAATGTGATTACGCATACAATAAAGATTGTTGCGATTGCAAGTAAAATTCGTTTAACAACATATTTTGCCATTACAACTTACTCCTTTTCCTTTATATTTCTTCTTGTAACTTCAGGTCTTCTCATACATCTGTCTTTATAGGA
The DNA window shown above is from Blautia hansenii DSM 20583 and carries:
- a CDS encoding peptide ABC transporter substrate-binding protein, encoding MKKRVLAMLLASAMVAGSLAGCGGSSDKPEASTEDGKETAEEGSAAPEWEAYDELIANIKKETDLVKREAMMHEAEDMLMDTWAVVPLYYYNDVYMQSTDVEGIYSNLFGFKYFGFATAPNNELSLQVASEPNKLDPALNSAVDGACLALLSFAGLYKYDETGALVPDLAESHEMSEDGLTYTFTMKDGLKWSDGEALDATDVAYSWNRLVDPNTGADYSYLADGIAKKEDGTLDIAASEDGKTFTVKLAAPCAYFLDLCAFPAFYPVPQQNVESAEGAADNPGAWCLESGFVTSGPFTLKEWKHNESMTYEPNPNYYDAGKVSLKKINFMLSADDTAVFNAFKDGSLQFSDTIPTDEMKNVVNTPEFHKIATLGTYYSGFNVQSELFAGKTAQQAADMRHAFSLLIDRQYIVDTIAQADQTVANTFIPEGMLDGQGSEFRANDDAYTYPDAENVGYYDPEKTEANVEEARKLLEGAGYKFDDAGMLSPETPINITYLTNDSEGNVKIGEAMQQDFNEIGINMTVETREWSTFLEERKAGKFDFAREGWLADYNDPINMLEMWETKSGNNDMQFGR
- a CDS encoding ABC transporter ATP-binding protein; the protein is MSDNFVPNKEYLVEVNNLKQYFPIKAGFGKTIPLKAVDGVSFAIKPGETLGLVGESGCGKTTVGRSLLHLYKPTSGDIFYNGQRVDEKSIQSMRKDMQMVFQDPYSSLNPRMTVEDIIGEPLDVHKLYTSKGERRDKILHLMELVGLNAEHATRYAHEFSGGQRQRIGIARALATNPKFIICDEAVSALDVSIQAQVINMFEELQDKLGIAYLFIAHDLLVVHHISDRIAVMYLGRVVEIADADELNASPIHPYTQSLLSAVPYPDPKMAKERQRIILEGDVPSPLHMPTGCAFRTRCKYATEQCAKECPTLTDRGNGHQVACWNK
- a CDS encoding ABC transporter ATP-binding protein; the protein is MSETILSVKNLCTSFTTEKGEVMAVNGVSFNLDKGKILGIVGESGSGKSVTAYSIMQILEKNGSIKQGEVLFKGEDITKFSEKQMRAFRGKCCSIIFQDPMTSLNPVFTIGNQLKEAIELHTERKGKEAEARAVEMLTLVGVNEPEKRIKQYPYELSGGMRQRVMIAMALACEPDILIADEPTTALDVTIQAQILELMQSLQKKLGMAIIMVTHDLGVIADMCDEIIVMYGGRVCERGTAEDIFYRPAHEYTKGLLRSIPNVDRIGEKLVPVPGTPINLLNMPKGCAFCPRCENAMKICLEEQAPEVQMPDGHFASCWLSVKELMENQKGAGSNE
- a CDS encoding ABC transporter permease gives rise to the protein MENTNKNLDQMPKKSPFSFQVDLSKFEKATDEEKRQQEVMSESSTFFKDGMRKLMKNPLAVGSVIVLLLIILTIVITPYVVPYKYSQIVTVNGKRDKTAANMAPFQYSDLEKEYMKEGGEVFPHIMGTDEMGRDYFVRVVYGTRISLLVGVFASCIVVLIGVIYGSVSGYFGGKVDLVMMRIVDIIYSLPDMLMIILLSVVLRETLNLDAIPALSKLGTNMISLFIVFGLLYWTSMARMVRGQILTIKQNEYVLAAKVSGAKPGRIIRRHILPNCVSVIIISAALQIPSAIFTESFLSFVGLGVQAPMPSLGSLANAARAGISAYPYKLIFPALMIGLITLSFNLIGDGLRDAFDPKLRR
- a CDS encoding ABC transporter permease, encoding MAKYVVKRILLAIATIFIVCVITFFAMNAIPGGPFDGEKATTPEVKAALEKRYNLDKPVPEQFVIYMGNVFQGDFGISTKTGRDIGETIFTSFKVSAKLGAMAVVTAIIFGLVLGSIAALTRNKLPDRLIIFFSTLFTSLPSFVLGSLLLLVFSIKLKWVPVWSPDNQNYILPVIALAAYPMAYITRLTKTSMLDAMGQDYVRTARAKGVAQWKVIFKHTLRNALIPVVTYVGPMTAAILTGSLVVEKIFTIGGLGAKFVDSIINRDYPLIMGVTIFLAVLMVTMNLITDIVYKLIDPRIKLD